CAGTGACGCTGCTGCGAAGCGTCACGTCAATGACCAGCGCGCCGCTGCCGAACAGCACGGAGTCGTCCCTGGCGGTCAGTGGGTGGGCAGACTCCAGAGGCGGCCGGACAGGGCGGTGGCGCCCTGTGAGGGGTCGTCCGCCACATACATCTGATCGGCCTCGGCCAGCATGGCCGTCGGGAAGGCGAAGGCGGTGCCGAGCGTCTCCTGGTTAACGAATTCTCCATTTCGGAAACTGAAGCGCAGCACGGCGTTGCCGTCGGCCACGTCCACGGTGCTGTTGCCGTCACTGTCGGTGAATGACGCCAAGGCCGTCGGGGCGGTGGTGCCCAGGCCGGAGGGATTGGCCTTGCACGGAGCAGCCTTGCTGCACGTCATGTCCATTACCGTCACGCCGCCGTTCTCGGCCAGGTACAGGCTGCCGTTCGCCATCGTCAGCGACGTGGCCCGCCGCCCATCGCTGGTCTGACCCACCACGTCGCCCACAAAGTTGGCCGACGGGTTGTCAATGGCGATCACATTGCCGTTCTTGAGGCTGGTCACGAACAGCCGCCGGCCATCCGGGGTCAGGGCCGTCGCGGTCGGGCGGTTGCCGTTCAGCACGTTGCTCCCCAGCGCTGTGCTGCCCACGGTGCTCAGCGTGCGGGAGGAGGGGTTGTAGCGCAGGCGCCAGACGCCCGTGCCCTTGGCCGAATTGTCCGGCACGTACACGGAATTGGTGACAGGGTCAAAGGCGGGCTGTCCTGGCGAAACCGCGCTGAGGTTGCAGGTGTTGATATTGAGCAGCCCGCCGTCCAAGCGGCACAGGCCGAAGAGGTGGTCGGCCACCCACAGGTCGTTCCCGATGCGCAGGACGCCGCCTGGGGAAGTCAGGTTCTTCACGACGGGGGTGGGCGTGCCGAAAGTCCCGCTCGGCGGGGGCGCCGTGACGCCACCGTCGGTCCAGTCTCCCGTGTTCACCGAAAGCTGGGACACGAATCCGGCCAGGGGTGTGCCCGCCCCGCTGGGGTCCTGGCCCACGTACACGTTGCCCACGTCCAGGCCCAGGCCGGTCACGCCCTGGAAGCCCGAGGCGGTCTCCGCCCCCAGGAACTCCCCGCCCTGGAAGGTGTAGCGCGAGACGCTGCCCGCATCGGCGACGTACAGCCGGTCGGTCCCAGTGTTCGGGTCAGAGAACGCGTTCACGGCGGTGGGGGCGGCGCTTCCCAATCCGGTGGGATTTGCCAGACAGACGGCACTCGCCACGCAGTCCACGCCGATCTGCGTGACGCCCCCTTTCTCGGCGACATACAGGGTGAGGCCTAAGATAGCTGCACCCAGCATTCCGCGCCCGTCGCTGCTCTGGCCCACCACTGAGCCGGTAAAGTTGCCCGCAGGATTGTCCAGCCGCACGATCTTGCCGTCCCGGCCGCTGACGATAAACAGCCGCCTGCCGTCGGCGGTCAGCGCGGCGGCAGTGGGCCGGGCGCTGCCCAGAACGTTGCCGCCCAGCAGGGGCGCGCTCTGGGTAAAGACCGTGCGGCTGGTGGGGTTGTATTTCAGGCGCCATACCCCCGAGCCCTTGGCGGACTTGTCGGGGACATACACGAGGCCCGTCGCAGGATCGTAGGCGGCCTGGCCGGGGGACCCGGCGCTCGTGTTGCAGGTGGCGGAGTTGATCCTCCCGCTGTCCACCCGGCAAAAGCCCAGCAGGTGGTCGGAGACCCACAGGTCATTGCCGAGCCGCAGGAATCCGGCGGGGGCGGTGAGCCCCGTCACGTTGTTTGTGGCCTGCGCGCTCAGGGGTACCCCGGGGGAAGACGGACCGGTCCCGCAGGCGGCGAGACCGGCGGTCAGAAGCAGCGCGAACAGGGGACGTGGACGCATAGTCGTTCCTCCTTGAGCATACGGTCGTCACCGGACGCCATGGACCATGGAGCAGGACCGGATGGCGGCCCGATCAGGGTGAATGAGGCCCATAGGCCTCATCCGCCAGCACCGTTGCCCTGCACCTTTAGGGTAGGAGGGTGAATGATCTCATGATACGGACCAAGGTCCATGGGTGAAGTGCTTTTGCCTGACCAAAGTCTGTAGCACTCCGCTGGGGAAAGGGTCACAATCAACCTTTGGAGCCCGGCAGCGCTCCAGACCGTGAGCGGGAGACAGAGGTCTGGCTCAGCGGCGCCCTTCGCGCTGGGCCAGCAGAGCAGCCTCGACGCGGTTGCGGACCTGGAGTTTTTGCAAGACATTGGTCATGTAGTGCTTGACCGTCTTCTCGGTGAGGTCGAGGTCCCGGGCGATCTCCTTGTTGCTGCGTCCCAGCGCCACGCGCTCAAGGATCTGCCGCTCGCGCGCCGTGAGCTGCTCCAGGGGACGGCTCCCCCCAGACACCTCCTGCGGCGAGGACAGTTCGAGCAGCATCGTTCCGGCCAGCGCCGGGGTGACAAAGACCTCGCCTGCCGCCACGCTCCGCACGATGGCCCGCAACTCCCGGCCTGTCACGCCCTTGACCACGTACCCGCGTGCCCCACCGCGCAGGGCGGCCAGCACGTCGGTCTCCTCCTCGCTGAAGGTCAGCATGACCACATG
The DNA window shown above is from Deinococcus aerophilus and carries:
- a CDS encoding LuxR C-terminal-related transcriptional regulator; amino-acid sequence: MSDVIQVVVVDDHPLFREGVAATLTREADIQVVAEGSSAEDAVRLGQQHLPNVLLLDLSLPGGGLSALATLTQTCPAVHVVMLTFSEEETDVLAALRGGARGYVVKGVTGRELRAIVRSVAAGEVFVTPALAGTMLLELSSPQEVSGGSRPLEQLTARERQILERVALGRSNKEIARDLDLTEKTVKHYMTNVLQKLQVRNRVEAALLAQREGRR